A genomic segment from Ptychodera flava strain L36383 chromosome 23 unlocalized genomic scaffold, AS_Pfla_20210202 Scaffold_23__1_contigs__length_28996876_pilon, whole genome shotgun sequence encodes:
- the LOC139123637 gene encoding uncharacterized protein, giving the protein MMGHAGRLHFRCNGTRTKHRWSWYSSPTLPNGKLLVNYRMLHGVETSGILEAQYEAICKTANIGLLHGYYKKTFLSQYRPIVEQAAEESRNDALLEEIASYEENSRGSIEVMSDARHATRKNSRQSDVIFLGDRTHKCLYKSCVTKDDDNCTQRHEMIGVRRFYEWADENVVPVAIHAHDRNASVNKFLREERPHTRNSNDTWHVTKQIGKEVKKITSGAQRNHGRTWHMDLSDKGASIKTHIYWSMKHAKAYISEQGDNEETRLEARHLLRQRLDNIVNHYQNDHIGCHGTSRCQTDDYEPSFRVIESPIAVQLLTDFIRRSVVYRQPDDYIDCKDTHYVESYNNVLLIIRTSEWPSATADTNCEATWLALIGMKMWTDLRHR; this is encoded by the exons ATGATGGGCCATGCAGGTCGCCTCCACTTTCGTTGTAATGGCACACGAACGAAACACCGTTGGTCGTGGTATTCTTCGCCGACTCTGCCAAACGGCAAACTTCTCGTGAATTACAG gATGCTCCATGGTGTTGAAACCAGTGGTATCCTTGAAGCTCAGTACGAAGCTATCTGCAAAACTGCAAACATTGGATTACTACATGGATATTACAAGAAAACAT TCCTGAGTCAGTATCGTCCAATCGTGGAACAAGCTGCTGAAGAGTCAAGAAATGATGCATTACTGGAG GAGATTGCTTCGTATGAGGAAAACAGCCGAGGCAGTATTGAAGTAATGTCAGATGCTCGACATGCAACAAGGAAAAATTCCAGGCAAAGCGACGTTATATTTCTTGGCGACAG AACCCACAAATGCTTATATAAATCGTGTGTAACCAAAGACGACGACAATTGTACACAGAGACACGAAATGATAGGTGTGCGACGCTTTTACGAGTGGGCGGATGAAAATG TTGTACCGGTGGCGATTCATGCCCATGACCGAAACGCATCCGTCAACAAATTTCTCAGAGAAGAGCGTCCACATACAAGGAACTCTAATGATACTTGGCATG TCACGAAACAGATCGGAAAAGAAGTAAAGAAAATAACTTCTGGTGCACAAAGAAATCATGGGAGGACCTGGCACATGGACTTGTCTGATAAAG GTGCTTCCATCAAAACTCACATTTATTGGAGCATGAAACACGCCAAGGCATACATTTCTGAACAAGGAGACAATGAAGAAACCAGGCTAGAGGCACGTCATTTACTCAGGCAGCGGCTTGATAACATCGTGAATCACTACCAG AATGACCACATCGGTTGTCATGGTACCTCTCGATGCCAAACTGATGACTATGAGCCTTCTTTCCGAGTCATTGAGAGTCCCATTGCAGTGCAATTATTGACAGACTTCATAAGGAGAAGTGTTGTTTATAGACAGCCTGATGATTACATTGAT tGCAAAGACACACATTATGTTGAAAGTTACAACAATGTGTTACTGATCATACGAACAAGCGAGTGGCCTTCGGCAACAGCAGATACAAATTGCGAAGCGACATGGCTTGCCTTGATTGG AATGAAAATGTGGACCGACCTGCGACATCGGTGA